The region GGGCACATATTTGTTCATCATCTCCTGCAAGACCTGCGTAGCCTCATCCAGATCCGTCACCGGCTCAGCCTGCCCGAAGACCATCACGCTCATATAGGCGGTATCGGTCTTGGCGGGCACGGGGTTCGTAATCGTCCCATATTCCTCACAGACCGTGAAGCATACCTCTGAATTCTCACTCATCACCTGATTGCGTCTTCCATCCCCGGCCCCGTGAAAATACAGTTTTCTGTCCATCCATACATAATTCAGCGGCACAACGTAGGGACGATTCCCATCCGCTAATCCCAGAAACCCAATTCTCGCCTGCATTAAAAACTGTTCAATCCTCGCCTCATCCTTGCATTCCCTAACCTTGTAACGAACCGGATTCATATCGAACCCTCTCCTTCCCGCGTCCTCCGCGTATACGTTATTTGGTAGTATATCAACTAATGGACTGTGCTAAAATATCCAAAGAAGACGGTTCCGAGCAATCCATAACGAAAAAACGGAACCTACCCTACGACTAGGAGGGATGCGTTATAATGTTCGTCAACCGTAACGACAAGGCCCCGATCTGGCAGCAATTGCTGAATCAGGCCATTCATAATATTACACAAGGCATCTGGGCGCCGGGCGAGCTGCTGCTCCCTTCACGCGTGCTCGCCGAGCAGCTTGGAGTCTCCCGCTCCACGGTGCAGCTCGTCTACGAGGAGCTGCTCAGCAGAGGGTATACCGTCACCTCCCGGCGGGGCGGAACACGGGTAAGCGACTGGAACCCGGCCATTGAAGCGCCTCAAGAGGAGTCGGTGCCGGAAGGACCCGTTCCTCCTTCCCTTCCCCTGCTGAACTCAGCGGTAGATCAGCTGCAGGACTGGTTCGGAGGCCATCAGCCTCAGGCGGTGGAGATCGATTTCACCCCCCACGAGCCTTATGTGGATAGAACCTTCCAGAACCACTGGCGGCAATCGCTGCTTCACGCCTCCGCCGCAATGGACGTATCCGACTGGTCCTACGGCAATCCCTATGGTCTCCTGCCGCTTAGGGAGCAAATCCAGCGTTATTTGCTGCTTGAGCGGGGGATACGGATTGAGACCGATCAGATTCTGTTGACCTCAGGCGCACAGCACAGTCTTGATCTGATTGCCCAATCCCTTCTCACAGAAGGCGATACCGTCTCTGTGGAAGATCCCGGCTTCCCTGCGGCCTGGATGGCGATGAATTACCGGCAGATGCACGTAGCCCCTGTCCCGGTAGACGGGCATGGTCTTGTGGTTGACCAGATCCACCCGGAATCGCGGCTGGTGTTCGTAACTCCATCGCACCAGTGCGCCATAGGCTCCGTGATGTCAGAGCCGCGCAGGCAGCAATTGCTGCACCAGACCGTTCAGGAGCAGCTATGGATTATAGAAGACGGCTATGACAGTGAATTCCGCTACCGCGGCGACCCGTTGCCCACGCTCTATAGCCAGGCGCCGAATAATACCCTGTATATGATGAGCTTCTCCAAAATGATCGCCCCGGCCATCCGCATCTCGGCGATTGTCGGCCCGGCCCGGGCCATTGCCCAGTTGGCGCGTGTACAGGAGCTGACCTACCGCCACCTTCCGGTGATGGACCAGCTCACCTTGACCCACTTCATCCAGAAGGGGCATTTCATGCGCCATATGCGCAGAGTCCGCAATGTCTACCGCCGGAGACATGAAGCCATCACCAAAGCGATAACCGCAAGCGGTCTAGGCGAACGGTTCACCCTGAGCGGAGCAGAGACGGGGCTGCATGTCTTCCTTGAGGCGGAGCCGGACTACAACGAGGAAGCCGTGACCCGGTTAGCGCTGGAGCAGGGAATTCGGGTATACCCGCTTGCCCATTACTGCCTTAAAAGCCGCAGGAAGGGCTGGGTGCTGGGGTTCGCCAAGGTGGATGAGGCCTTGATTGAGCAGGGGATTCACCGGCTGGCCGGGCTGCTCTTATAAGCGTGCTAATTCAGGGCTTGTCCTAGCTGAACAGTGAAGTAATACCCAGTGCAACGAACAGAAGCAATCCCAGTCCCAGCAGAATGCCGCCCATCAGCGAATACCGTACCTCTCGCTGAAACGATGCGGTGCCGGGTCCCCCCGGTGCCGGCCGACCCGGCTGGGCCACACTCTCCAGACGGGTACGCCGGCCTGTGCGCCGCCGCTGATAACCCATAATCAGTAACACTACCCCGAGCAGACTTAAGAAGCTGCCGGGATAGACAAATGCCATCCACAGGTTGCCCATAGTACACCTCCCTGTCCGTGATCTTGATCTATACTTAACCAAGTCATGGTATGCCAAACAGGGAGATGCAGCCAGGCTAGAAGCAGGTGAACGAGCTAACCCGGTTCAGATCAATTCCGAAGTATCCCCAGAAGAAGCCGTTCCACCGGAAGCCGGCAATCGAATTCCGGCCCACAAATACCGGATAGAACCAGAATTGCTCCCCGTTATTCAGCCAGATATACGTATTGTGGAACAGGCAGCCTCTGATGCCGCCGGGGTCAACCGCATAAGCCGTAACCGCCGGTGCTTGCGGTACGAATTGCGGCGGTGGCGCTGTCGGTGCTGCTACTCCTCCCGGCGCACCCCCGGGCGTTCCCGGAAATCCTCCGGGCCCTCCGCCTGGAATCCCTGGAGTCCCCGGCCCTCCCGGCAAGCCTGGTCCACCCGGAAATCCCGGTATCCCCGGAAATCCTCCGCCGCCTCCCGGCACTGGTATAAATCCCATATCTATTGCTCCTCTCTCGCTTCATTAGGCATAATCATCATATGCATTCGCGGAGAAGATGCCTGGGCGGATGCCCAGCTGCTATGGGCTTTTAACTGCCTCCTGCCTAGCCGAGGGTAACCGGCACTATAGCTCCATTTTGACACGGCCATAATAATCCGATAACTCGAACTCCTTGAGCGGAATATACCCCTGCCCTGTAAGAACAGTCCTGCGCTCTACCGCAGCGTCGATAGCTTTGGTCATGATCCATTCCACACCGAATTCATAGTAGAAATGCTCCTGCACCAGCTCCAGGACAGCGCTCAGCACCCCTTCCTGCTCATAAACGCTCATCAGATCTATGCGCAACACGCCATGCACCCCATAGCCGGGAGCCTCCCCGCGGTTAAACATCTCCACACTTCCGATGATCTCGTCAGTAGGATTCCAGATGATCGTCATGCGGACAAACTGCTCCGCGTCATAGCTGTACCGCCAGAAATCAAGCGCCTGCTTCATCCGCTCCGCTGTTGGATAGTAAAACGTATCGCCGTTGCAATTATCCGAGTTAAAAAAGGGTACCGCCTTCTGATCTGCGTAACAGTTAAGCAGACCTGCAATATCTTCCTCTTGCACCGGCCGCAGGGTGATCTGTTCATTTTTAAATATTGGACAATGCTTATAGATGGTGTACATCGTCTTCCTCCTCCTCATGGATCATCAGACTATATCGTAAGAGCGGAACTCATCAATGAACTCCTCCAGCCAGTCTTCCGTATAATCCAGCGCACCGCTGTCACTAATGAACTCGACATCCAGTCCCATCACCCACAACCGGCGGGCCATCATAAACAGATCAATTGCAGATTCATCTTGTTCGGAAAAGTCTCTGACCGAGCGGTAACCCGACATTAATGCCTGCCACAGCGGTTCCTTCTTCTCGTGCGGCAGACGTTTTCTGTGCCGGACCTGGGCCAAGTCGTAGGCCCGCCAACCCGGAGCCGCCCATTCAAAATCATAATGCGTGAACGTATCGCCTTCCTGGAAGGCATTGTTATTCCCGTGCAAATCTCCGTGGCAGATCCCCCAGTCCAGGCCCGGACTAGCAGCGTTGATCCGCTCCGTTAATGCACCGGCGAACTCTCGCAGGTACGCAGCTGAGCGGTGTCCCTCACCGAGATAATCCACAATACGGTCCAGCGGCCGGGAGATCAGAGCGCGGGTATCCAGATCCGGTCTAGGCAAATCTAAGGAGACCCTGTCCATGGCAGCATGCAATTCAGCAGCGGATTTTCCGAAGGAAGCACATGATTCCTCATCATGCAGCACGTTCTCCGTGCCTGTCAGATAACTGTAAATCACGGCAGCTCTCGGGCCCTCCGGCGCATCGATGACCGTATATAAACTGCTGTTCTTTTGAGGGAGGGGAACGGAAACCTTTGTATGTACTGCGCTCAGTTGGTGTTCCAGCTGTGTCAAGAGGGACAATTCATAGACAACATCACTTTCAGCTATCGATTGGCGGTAGATCCGAAGAATATATGTGCCTGTGCCGGTACGGATTCTGTAAGTATCGTTCAGGCCGCGTAACCAGAACAGGCAATCCTTCCAATCTCCAAGGTCATACAGAGAACTCAGACAGTATTCCAGATACTTTGGATCTAGAACGGAACGCATGGCCTTCGGTTTAGGATACATTTAGCTCTCCCCTAGCTTGCTGCTCCAGCCGGACAACGGTCTCCTCGAACGTTTTGACCGGGCTGTAGCCCAGCTCGTTTTTTATTTTGTCGCAAGTATATGCCGTTCTTATAGGGTCTCCGCCCGGTATAATGAACTTCTTGTTCAAGGCAAGACCGATCCGCATCGTAAAATCTTTCTCCGGATAATTTCCGTCAATGGCGTTATAGCACTGATTCACAGCCGCAGGCTGCGTCGCTGCCAGTACACACATCTCAGCCAGGTTGTCCGCGTGCACCCAGGGCGTTAAGTCCTCCGGATGAATCCAGTCCACTTCTCCGCAATCAGCAAGCTTAGTAATCAGTCTGTCGCCCCAGTGCGAGTTGGAATCGGAGCAGATCACTCCAGGACGTAGGATCACACTTGGCAGCCCGTCAGCCATTGCAGCCTGTACAATCCGTTCCGATTCACACTTGGTTGAAATGTAGACCTCCCCGTGGCCGAAGGCAAGACTGCTGGCCTCATCCAGCTCCACCTCTCCATCAAAATGACCATAGACCGATACCGTAGAAATATGCACGAAGCGCTCCACTCCCGCAGATACAGCGCCGTGGGCCAGACTCTGGACCCCCTGGATATTGGATGCCTCGGCAATCCCCTGGTCCTCCCCCAGATACGCCGCAGCGTGAATGATAACGTTCACATTTTGAAGTGCGTCCTTCATGGCCGCTCTATCGGTCAAGTCTCCGATGACGGGTGTAATGCCTAGCTTTTCACATAGTGCGATCTGGTCCTTATTTCGGATAAGTCCCTTGACCTCCGCTCCCTCGCTGAGGCATCTTTTTGCAATCTTATCTCCTGCTGTGCCCGTAACACCTGTAACGAGAACGACTTTATCTCGAAGTCTCATGGAGAACCTCCTTTTAGTAAATACTATTTTTTATCGCCTTCTTATCTATTTTGCCTACGGATGTCCTGAATAGTGAGTGAGTAATCACTAATCGGGTAGGCAGCTTATATTCAGCTATCGATTGACCGCAGAATTGTTGCAAGTCCTCTAGAGCGAGTGTCTGCATATGCTTAAGTACAACTACTGCTGTGACTTCTTCGCCTTCATCCGGCAAGGGTGTTCCTATAACAGCAGCCTCAAGAATAGAGGGGTGTGCGCTTATTACCTGCTCCACTTCAACGCAGTAGACATTAGAAGCTCCTACTATAATCATGTCTTTCTTGCGGTCTACAATGTATAAATAGCCGTCTTCATCCAGTCTGCCAAGATCCCCCGTATAGAGCCACCCATTTCGGATGGTCTTGCCTGTCTCTCCCGGGTTGTTCCAGTAGCCAAGCATAATCTGTTCACTTCGGCATAGGATCTCGCCAATGTCTCCTTGCTCTACTTCTTGCCCTGAGTCATTGACTATACGAATCTCAAAAGGCTTCTGGCCCCAGCGTTCCATATGGGATGGATTTCCGACCGATTGCAGCCGATGCAGCTTCCCTTCTGCAAGACACTCCTGCACGGATAAGAAGCTGATAAATTGGCCGCTCTCCGTCTGTGAATACACCTCGGATACCTGCGCGTTAGGGAATACTTCAAGCGCTTCATGCAAGGTCTTCCCACTGATAGGAGCACCTCCGCAGGATATGCCTGCCACGGACCCGACTTCTCTGGAATGGTTGCCTGCCAAGGCAGTGATATCCCTGAACAGAAGTCCGACTGTTCCCAGAAATCTGATCTGCTCGCGCTCAATAATGTCTATGACTTCGTTAACCTGCAGCGGATAAGAATCCGGATAAATGAGACAGCCCCCTTCAAAAAGAGTTGTCCAAAGGATAAATTGGCCGGTAAGATGGGCTTGATTAGGAACAAGCGATTTCTTGGCCGGATTATGCCCTCCGCCCCTTGCAGGGTTCATGAAAGCCCACTTTCTGATCGCACGATGGGAGTGCATCACTCCCTTGGAGCGTCCCGTTGTACCCCCGGTATAAATAAGAAGAGCGACATCATCCGGCTCTGCTATATACCATTCTGTTAGTGGAGAGGACACCGCTATTAAATTCTCTAAGGACAGGCCGCCGTTGACCGGCTCAAACGAGATGGTAAAAGCTACACTGGGCGCTGAAAGAGAAGAGGTTATTCTAGGATAATCCGCATCGTACACTATAGCTGTTGGGGCAGCATCTTCAAGGATCTGATGCATCTCTGCAGGAGTCAAACCTGGAGAAACCGTAACTGGAATGGCTCCTATAGCAATTACGGCACATTCTGCAATCACAAGATATGGGCAAGGATCAGCTGCAAGCGCCACCCGTTCACCGGGACCTACTCCCAAGTCCTTCAGCCCTCCCGCCACACAGCTTACCTGATGCAGTAATTGTTGATAGGTCAGATACTCATTTCTATACTTTGTAGCATAGCGATCTGGCTGTAACCGGGCCACATGAGGCAATATTTCTGAAAGAAGCATGCGTATACTCTCCCTAACAACAATTTTAACAATTGTTCATTTCATGATCAGTTCGTGCCTAAAGACTTCTCAGCCGAAATAATCGTCCGGCAAGTGCAGTTCCCGCAGGCAAGCAGCGAACTTTTCCCTGAAATTAGGATTCCGTTTGTATTCCGGCCAGACCGCCTTATAGTAAGGCAGCAGCTTCTCATGCGGAATAATAACGTCCCAATATGAAATGGTGCTGCGCACCACCTCTGTACCACCACTGCGGAACATTTGTCCAATGATCTCCCCGTTCTCCTGCTTGTTCCGGCAATCTCTCACGGCATAGACCGCAGCCGTCTGCATATCCAGGCTGGCATGGCACAGGAAGGGTGCGAAGTCGCTGAAGCTTACAGCATCGCAGTCTTTGAGGATATAACCTGCATAACGCAGGGTTTCTGCGTCGTCAACGTGCTCAAGCCTCTGCCGGATCAGCGGAATAAATTCGGTCCGGTCCTGATTCTTGCCGTGAGTATTCAGAATGATTAAGGCGTGCAGCACTCCCTCCGCGTCATCCGACTGCAACAGCTTCAGCAGATAGGGCCTGCCCGCCGCAAAAGTTGTTTTGCAGAGCAGCGAGATGGCTGTCTTGGAATCCCGGGGGCTTTGCTCAGCCACATTGTTAAGGAATTCCAGGGTGGTCGGGGCGATTCGCTTGAACTTGAACATAGCCTCCAGCGCCTTGACCTGCAGCTTCCCGTCAGGGGTGGTCCGATACAACTGAATGAGCGTATTCTCGTCACCCGGCAGCCGGGTGCCAAACCATGGGTTGTGATAATCCATAATAATCTCATCCAGCCAACGCTCGTACCAGTCCAGGAAGTTGTCCTCATAGACGAAGAAGAACGGGTGATCGGGATAAAAATCCGAAGTATACACAATCCTTCCCCGATGCTTCCCTTCCAGCACCAGATACATCTCATAATCGCAGCCCTGGGTGCCGATACACAGCATTCCGCCAAGCGCCTTGTTTCTGGCCTTCTCGTATTCTTCATCCGGGATGTCCCGCTCGCCCGTCAGCGGCTCCGTCAGGAGATTCCATTCCTCTGCGGTCATCCCCGGATGAAGTGCCGCCCGCCCCTGGAGAGCAGGAAGCTCGGTATAAGAGGTTGCCTGATCAAGCGGATAGATTCCGTAATACGGTCCAGCCCCGCCGTTGCCGATCTCTATCAGGAACCCGGCAAAAGGCTCAGGAAGCTGGACCCCGTAACGGGCCTCCCAATCCGCCAGCTCCTCTGCCGGAAGCTTCTCTTTCAGCTTGTATTGATGCGATGAGGCCCCGAATTCTGCGAACTCCGCATCCTTGCACAGAGCCTGCCCCAGCTTCGTCTTGATCCGCTCAAGCTGCGCTGTCTGCTTCTCTAACTCCATGATGATCCCTCCTGCATATTCAAAGAATGTCACATAATGGCCTGGCCGATTGTCTTCCATCATATCACACCCTGCATATATTTCAGGTTCCTCGTTCACTAGACAAGAATAAGCCCGCCGTCACGATACTATGACAGGCGGGCTTATAACGATTCAACACTTACTGGACAGCGTTAGACAGCTCTGTGAAAATAACCCCCAGGGCAAATGCGCCAGCATCCGGGTAGCCGATGCTGCGCTCACCTACCGTCCCGGCCCGGCCCATCCGCGCAACGATGGATTTCGTACGTTCCGCCCCAGTGACAGCCGCTTCGGCCGCCTTGGCGAAAGCCTCCTTCAAGGACAGCTTCTGCTCCGCACTGCTCTTCCAGGCTTCGGCACAAGGAATCAGCGCATCGATCAGCGTCTTATCTCCCACGACTGCCCCCCGTCCGAAGGAGCGTTCGCCGGTAGCCTGAATGCCCTGAACCGCTGCTTCCAGCATTCCGGCCATCTCCAGCGTATTCAGCGAGGTCCGGCCTGTGGCATATTTGCCTGCTGAGCGGAAGGCTGAACCCCAGATTGGACCGGAAGCTCCGCCGCAATGCTCCATAATAATCAGCGAGCAGGCCTGAAGGAAGCTGCCGATATCCGTAGCGTGATGCTGCACAAGCTCCTTCCATTCCCGCTTCAATTGCTTGAAGCCCTTGGCGACACTCATCCCGAAATCTCCATCACCGGCATGGGCATCCAGCTCACAGAAGGGAGTCTCATTCGCGATAATAATCTCACTCATCTTATCCACCAGATAGATGATGTTCGTAAGCCGCAACCGCTCATCATGGAGGATGGCGAAGCCCGGATCAGTCTCTGCCGTCAGGCTCACCTCTGCCTGAGACTCCTGCTGCGGAAGAGGGCTGACATATTGCACCGGTCCAAGCTTACCCGTTAACCGGAGCGCCGGAGTATCGCAAGGCTCAGCAAGCCATCTGCGCAGCTCATCATCCAGCTTCATCAGGCTGATGGAAGCGCCGGCCATATCTATGCTTGTCATATAGTTGCCTACAAGCGATTGGCGGATGATGATTCCCCGTTCTCCCAGACTGCGGATTACAGAGTGATTGAGCAGATACAGCTCCTGCAGAGGGGTTGCGCCGAAGCCGTTGACCAGCACTACCACTTCTCCGCCGCCCGGCTGATCCAGGTTCAGACTGGCCAGCAGGGCAGTGATCATACGTTCCGCCAGCTCATCGGCGCTCAGCAGCTTTTCTCTGCGGATGCCCGGCTCCCCATGAATGCCGACCCCATACTCCATCTCATCCTCCTGAAGCTGGAAGGTAGGCGTACCCTTGGCCGGAACCGTGCATGAGGTAAAAGCAAAACCAAGACTGCGCACATGCTCTGCCGCATGCTGCGCGGCCTGCTTCACCTCTGAGAGCGGCAGTCCGGCCTCAGCAGCCGCCCCGGCAACCTTATGCACCAGAATCGTGCCTGCTACCCCTCTTCGCCCTACAGTATACAGGCTGTCTTCTACTGCAATGTCATCCTCAACCTTCACATAGTCCACAGCCAGGCCGTCCTCAGCCGCCAGATAAGCCGCATTCTGGAAATTCATTATATCGCCGCTGTAATTCTTGATGATCAGCAGCGCGCCCTTATGGCCGGTATGGTTGCGGATCGCCTGATAGACCTGAATCTGTGACGGGGAGGCGAAGACATCCCCGCAGACTGCGGCATCGAGCATTCCCGGTCCGACCAGCCCGGCATGCGCCGGCTCA is a window of Paenibacillus sp. FSL H3-0469 DNA encoding:
- a CDS encoding pyridoxamine 5'-phosphate oxidase family protein; this encodes MNPVRYKVRECKDEARIEQFLMQARIGFLGLADGNRPYVVPLNYVWMDRKLYFHGAGDGRRNQVMSENSEVCFTVCEEYGTITNPVPAKTDTAYMSVMVFGQAEPVTDLDEATQVLQEMMNKYVPGYYNRPLSKQHVDKYRSAVYGGPVQVCRITPQHLTAKENPVEAESMYKPGTNEVQSM
- a CDS encoding PLP-dependent aminotransferase family protein; this encodes MMFVNRNDKAPIWQQLLNQAIHNITQGIWAPGELLLPSRVLAEQLGVSRSTVQLVYEELLSRGYTVTSRRGGTRVSDWNPAIEAPQEESVPEGPVPPSLPLLNSAVDQLQDWFGGHQPQAVEIDFTPHEPYVDRTFQNHWRQSLLHASAAMDVSDWSYGNPYGLLPLREQIQRYLLLERGIRIETDQILLTSGAQHSLDLIAQSLLTEGDTVSVEDPGFPAAWMAMNYRQMHVAPVPVDGHGLVVDQIHPESRLVFVTPSHQCAIGSVMSEPRRQQLLHQTVQEQLWIIEDGYDSEFRYRGDPLPTLYSQAPNNTLYMMSFSKMIAPAIRISAIVGPARAIAQLARVQELTYRHLPVMDQLTLTHFIQKGHFMRHMRRVRNVYRRRHEAITKAITASGLGERFTLSGAETGLHVFLEAEPDYNEEAVTRLALEQGIRVYPLAHYCLKSRRKGWVLGFAKVDEALIEQGIHRLAGLLL
- a CDS encoding collagen-like protein; its protein translation is MGFIPVPGGGGGFPGIPGFPGGPGLPGGPGTPGIPGGGPGGFPGTPGGAPGGVAAPTAPPPQFVPQAPAVTAYAVDPGGIRGCLFHNTYIWLNNGEQFWFYPVFVGRNSIAGFRWNGFFWGYFGIDLNRVSSFTCF
- a CDS encoding GNAT family N-acetyltransferase; the protein is MYTIYKHCPIFKNEQITLRPVQEEDIAGLLNCYADQKAVPFFNSDNCNGDTFYYPTAERMKQALDFWRYSYDAEQFVRMTIIWNPTDEIIGSVEMFNRGEAPGYGVHGVLRIDLMSVYEQEGVLSAVLELVQEHFYYEFGVEWIMTKAIDAAVERRTVLTGQGYIPLKEFELSDYYGRVKMEL
- a CDS encoding phosphotransferase; its protein translation is MYPKPKAMRSVLDPKYLEYCLSSLYDLGDWKDCLFWLRGLNDTYRIRTGTGTYILRIYRQSIAESDVVYELSLLTQLEHQLSAVHTKVSVPLPQKNSSLYTVIDAPEGPRAAVIYSYLTGTENVLHDEESCASFGKSAAELHAAMDRVSLDLPRPDLDTRALISRPLDRIVDYLGEGHRSAAYLREFAGALTERINAASPGLDWGICHGDLHGNNNAFQEGDTFTHYDFEWAAPGWRAYDLAQVRHRKRLPHEKKEPLWQALMSGYRSVRDFSEQDESAIDLFMMARRLWVMGLDVEFISDSGALDYTEDWLEEFIDEFRSYDIV
- a CDS encoding NAD(P)-dependent oxidoreductase, with amino-acid sequence MRLRDKVVLVTGVTGTAGDKIAKRCLSEGAEVKGLIRNKDQIALCEKLGITPVIGDLTDRAAMKDALQNVNVIIHAAAYLGEDQGIAEASNIQGVQSLAHGAVSAGVERFVHISTVSVYGHFDGEVELDEASSLAFGHGEVYISTKCESERIVQAAMADGLPSVILRPGVICSDSNSHWGDRLITKLADCGEVDWIHPEDLTPWVHADNLAEMCVLAATQPAAVNQCYNAIDGNYPEKDFTMRIGLALNKKFIIPGGDPIRTAYTCDKIKNELGYSPVKTFEETVVRLEQQARGELNVS
- a CDS encoding class I adenylate-forming enzyme family protein; this translates as MLLSEILPHVARLQPDRYATKYRNEYLTYQQLLHQVSCVAGGLKDLGVGPGERVALAADPCPYLVIAECAVIAIGAIPVTVSPGLTPAEMHQILEDAAPTAIVYDADYPRITSSLSAPSVAFTISFEPVNGGLSLENLIAVSSPLTEWYIAEPDDVALLIYTGGTTGRSKGVMHSHRAIRKWAFMNPARGGGHNPAKKSLVPNQAHLTGQFILWTTLFEGGCLIYPDSYPLQVNEVIDIIEREQIRFLGTVGLLFRDITALAGNHSREVGSVAGISCGGAPISGKTLHEALEVFPNAQVSEVYSQTESGQFISFLSVQECLAEGKLHRLQSVGNPSHMERWGQKPFEIRIVNDSGQEVEQGDIGEILCRSEQIMLGYWNNPGETGKTIRNGWLYTGDLGRLDEDGYLYIVDRKKDMIIVGASNVYCVEVEQVISAHPSILEAAVIGTPLPDEGEEVTAVVVLKHMQTLALEDLQQFCGQSIAEYKLPTRLVITHSLFRTSVGKIDKKAIKNSIY
- a CDS encoding SMI1/KNR4 family protein → MELEKQTAQLERIKTKLGQALCKDAEFAEFGASSHQYKLKEKLPAEELADWEARYGVQLPEPFAGFLIEIGNGGAGPYYGIYPLDQATSYTELPALQGRAALHPGMTAEEWNLLTEPLTGERDIPDEEYEKARNKALGGMLCIGTQGCDYEMYLVLEGKHRGRIVYTSDFYPDHPFFFVYEDNFLDWYERWLDEIIMDYHNPWFGTRLPGDENTLIQLYRTTPDGKLQVKALEAMFKFKRIAPTTLEFLNNVAEQSPRDSKTAISLLCKTTFAAGRPYLLKLLQSDDAEGVLHALIILNTHGKNQDRTEFIPLIRQRLEHVDDAETLRYAGYILKDCDAVSFSDFAPFLCHASLDMQTAAVYAVRDCRNKQENGEIIGQMFRSGGTEVVRSTISYWDVIIPHEKLLPYYKAVWPEYKRNPNFREKFAACLRELHLPDDYFG
- the dhaK gene encoding dihydroxyacetone kinase subunit DhaK, whose protein sequence is MKKIINDPSDLVREMCSGLVMAYPQLTFDSKYKIISRSAPNPDKVTLISGGGSGHEPAHAGLVGPGMLDAAVCGDVFASPSQIQVYQAIRNHTGHKGALLIIKNYSGDIMNFQNAAYLAAEDGLAVDYVKVEDDIAVEDSLYTVGRRGVAGTILVHKVAGAAAEAGLPLSEVKQAAQHAAEHVRSLGFAFTSCTVPAKGTPTFQLQEDEMEYGVGIHGEPGIRREKLLSADELAERMITALLASLNLDQPGGGEVVVLVNGFGATPLQELYLLNHSVIRSLGERGIIIRQSLVGNYMTSIDMAGASISLMKLDDELRRWLAEPCDTPALRLTGKLGPVQYVSPLPQQESQAEVSLTAETDPGFAILHDERLRLTNIIYLVDKMSEIIIANETPFCELDAHAGDGDFGMSVAKGFKQLKREWKELVQHHATDIGSFLQACSLIIMEHCGGASGPIWGSAFRSAGKYATGRTSLNTLEMAGMLEAAVQGIQATGERSFGRGAVVGDKTLIDALIPCAEAWKSSAEQKLSLKEAFAKAAEAAVTGAERTKSIVARMGRAGTVGERSIGYPDAGAFALGVIFTELSNAVQ